The following are from one region of the Pecten maximus unplaced genomic scaffold, xPecMax1.1, whole genome shotgun sequence genome:
- the LOC117319377 gene encoding piggyBac transposable element-derived protein 4-like: protein MRQYIPSKAAKFDINFWMLCEAATGYVLQMNVYRGRHFDPTPRGELQGTNVVLSLLRDSSLFNKGYHVFCDSFFTSINLASNPLAHNTYVTGTLRKNRPMPRTIQQADPLAGTAIYMRQRETLCVAYKDAVDKKPVRMLSTFLPAQDLHNGRSRIVDQYNRYMGAANSSGAVMSAYSGLRRNKKVWKKVVVHLFHRIMMNAYLLYKNSTSDRVVSRLKFIQHVIEDMAGVQRNIERPRQRNRVDILPRRKEKDCCVCSNRARG from the coding sequence ATGCGACAATACATTCCTTCTAAAGCCGCAAAATTTGACATAAACTTTTGGATGCTTTGTGAGGCGGCCACTGGCTATGTTCTACAAATGAATGTATATAGAGGTCGACACTTTGATCCAACTCCAAGAGGAGAATTACAGGGAACAAATGTAGTGCTTAGCCTTTTAAGAGATTCCTCGCTTTTTAACAAGGGATACCACGTGTTTTGTGACAGTTTTTTTACCTCCATCAATCTCGCATCAAATCCCCTCGCACACAATACTTATGTTACAGGAACACTGCGCAAAAACCGACCAATGCCACGCACGATTCAACAAGCAGATCCCCTCGCTGGAACTGCCATTTATATGCGACAGAGAGAGACTTTATGTGTAGCGTATAAAGACGCAGTGGATAAGAAACCAGTGCGTATGTTGAGCACATTCCTCCCGGCGCAGGACCTCCACAACGGACGCTCGAGAATAGTCGACCAGTATAACAGGTACATGGGAGCCGCCAATTCTTCCGGCGCTGTTATGAGCGCATATAGCGGACTTCGGCGAAACAAAAAAGTGTGGAAAAAAGTGGTAGTGCATCTATTTCATCGCATCATGATGAATGCGTACCTACTGTACAAAAACAGCACTTCTGATCGAGTAGTGTCACGTCTTAAGTTCATTCAACACGTGATTGAAGATATGGCTGGAGTTCAGCGCAATATCGAGAGGCCAAGACAAAGAAACCGTGTCGATATCCTCCCGCGGCGGAAAGAAAAAGACTGTTGCGTTTGCTCAAACCGTGCCCGTGGAG